A part of Streptomyces sp. NBC_00557 genomic DNA contains:
- a CDS encoding glutamine synthetase family protein → MDKQQEFVLRTLEERDIRFVRLWFTDVLGFLKSVAVAPAELEQAFDEGIGFDGSAIEGFARVYESDMIAKPDPSTFQVLPWRAETPGTARMFCDILMPDGSPSFADPRYVLKRALARTSDLGFTFYTHPEIEFFLLKDKPLDGSRPTPADNSGYFDHTPTNVGMDFRRQAITMLESMGISVEFSHHEGAPGQQEIDLRYADALSTADNIMTFRLVMKQVALEQGVQATFMPKPFSEHPGSGMHTHLSLFEGDRNAFYESGAEYQLSKVGRSFIAGLLKHAAEISAVTNQWVNSYKRIWGGSERTAGAGGEAPSYICWGHNNRSALVRVPMYKPGKTGSARVEVRSLDSGANPYLAYAVLLAAGLKGIEEGYELPPGAEDDVWALSNAERRAMGIEPLPQNLGEALTLMESSDLVAETLGEHVFDFFLRNKRQEWEEYRSEVTAFELKKNLPVL, encoded by the coding sequence ATGGACAAGCAGCAGGAGTTCGTGCTCCGGACACTGGAGGAGCGCGACATCCGGTTCGTACGCCTGTGGTTCACGGACGTGCTGGGCTTCCTGAAGTCCGTCGCCGTGGCCCCTGCCGAGCTGGAGCAGGCCTTCGACGAGGGCATCGGCTTCGACGGCTCGGCCATCGAGGGCTTCGCCCGGGTCTACGAGTCCGACATGATCGCCAAGCCGGACCCGTCGACCTTCCAGGTCCTGCCCTGGCGCGCGGAGACCCCCGGCACCGCCCGCATGTTCTGCGACATCCTCATGCCGGACGGCTCCCCGTCCTTCGCCGACCCGCGGTACGTGCTCAAGCGCGCCCTGGCCCGCACCTCCGACCTGGGCTTCACCTTCTACACCCACCCCGAGATCGAGTTCTTCCTGCTGAAGGACAAGCCGCTCGACGGCTCCCGCCCCACCCCGGCGGACAACTCGGGCTACTTCGACCACACGCCCACCAACGTCGGCATGGACTTCCGCCGCCAGGCGATCACCATGCTGGAGTCGATGGGCATCTCGGTGGAGTTCTCCCACCACGAGGGCGCCCCCGGCCAGCAGGAGATCGACCTGCGCTACGCCGACGCACTGTCCACGGCCGACAACATCATGACGTTCCGCCTGGTCATGAAGCAGGTGGCGCTGGAACAGGGGGTGCAGGCGACCTTCATGCCCAAGCCGTTCTCCGAGCACCCCGGCTCCGGCATGCACACCCACCTGTCCCTCTTCGAGGGCGACCGGAACGCGTTCTACGAATCGGGCGCCGAGTACCAGCTCTCCAAGGTCGGCCGCTCCTTCATCGCGGGCCTGCTGAAGCACGCCGCGGAGATCTCCGCGGTCACCAACCAGTGGGTGAACTCCTACAAGCGCATCTGGGGCGGCTCCGAGCGCACGGCCGGCGCGGGCGGCGAGGCCCCGTCGTACATCTGCTGGGGCCACAACAACCGCAGCGCCCTGGTCCGCGTCCCGATGTACAAGCCCGGCAAGACCGGCTCCGCGCGCGTGGAGGTCCGCTCCCTCGACTCCGGCGCCAACCCCTACCTGGCCTACGCCGTCCTCCTGGCCGCCGGCCTGAAGGGCATCGAGGAGGGCTACGAGCTCCCGCCGGGCGCCGAGGACGACGTCTGGGCCCTGTCCAACGCCGAGCGCCGCGCGATGGGCATCGAACCGCTCCCGCAGAACCTCGGCGAGGCCCTGACCCTCATGGAGAGCAGCGACCTGGTCGCCGAGACCCTCGGCGAACACGTCTTCGACTTCTTCCTGCGCAACAAGCGCCAGGAGTGGGAGGAGTACCGCTCGGAGGTCACGGCGTTCGAGCTGAAGAAGAACCTGCCGGTGCTGTAG
- a CDS encoding globin domain-containing protein: protein MLTEQSAATVRATLPAVGAAIGDITERFYARLFAAHPELLRNLFNRGNQASGAQKQALAGSIAAFATHLLDHPGRRPDAMLGRIAHKHASLGVAPEHYPIVHEHLFAAIAEVLGEAATPEVAAAWTDVYWLMANALMAIEKRLYEESGSTERRPWEVVERVAETADVVTFRLRPADGCPVRDFRAGQYVSVQVELPDGARQIRQYSLSGAPGGTLRQFSVKRVTGDDATPAGEVSNHLHARVRVGDVLHLSEPYGDLVLDADAGTPLLLASAGIGVTPMVAMLADLAANGHAAPVTVVHGDRSPAGHALRTEHETYAGKLADASVHFFYERDAGPGARTGLVDLAGIAVPAGTRAYLCGPLPFMRAVRGQLIEKGVAPADIHYEVFGPDLWLAQ, encoded by the coding sequence ATGCTGACCGAGCAGTCCGCAGCCACCGTCCGCGCCACCCTTCCCGCCGTCGGCGCGGCCATCGGCGACATCACCGAGCGGTTCTACGCCCGGCTCTTCGCCGCCCACCCCGAGCTGCTGCGGAACCTGTTCAACCGCGGCAACCAGGCCTCCGGCGCCCAGAAGCAGGCCCTCGCCGGCTCGATCGCCGCCTTCGCCACCCACCTGCTGGACCACCCCGGCCGGCGGCCCGACGCGATGCTCGGCCGGATCGCCCACAAGCACGCCTCCCTGGGCGTGGCCCCCGAGCACTACCCGATCGTCCACGAGCACCTCTTCGCCGCCATCGCCGAGGTCCTCGGCGAGGCCGCCACCCCCGAGGTCGCCGCCGCCTGGACCGACGTCTACTGGCTGATGGCGAACGCGCTCATGGCGATCGAGAAGCGGCTGTACGAGGAGAGCGGCAGCACCGAGCGGCGGCCCTGGGAGGTCGTGGAGCGCGTCGCGGAGACCGCGGACGTGGTCACCTTCCGGCTGCGCCCGGCCGACGGCTGCCCGGTGCGCGACTTCCGCGCGGGCCAGTACGTCTCCGTCCAGGTCGAGCTGCCCGACGGCGCCCGCCAGATCCGGCAGTACAGCCTGTCCGGCGCGCCGGGCGGGACGCTCCGCCAGTTCAGCGTCAAGCGCGTGACCGGCGACGACGCCACCCCCGCCGGCGAGGTCTCGAACCACCTCCACGCGCGCGTGCGGGTCGGCGACGTGCTGCACCTGTCCGAGCCGTACGGCGACCTCGTCCTGGACGCCGACGCCGGCACCCCCCTCCTGCTCGCCTCCGCGGGCATCGGCGTCACCCCCATGGTCGCGATGCTGGCCGACCTCGCGGCGAACGGGCACGCCGCTCCGGTCACCGTGGTCCACGGCGACCGCTCCCCCGCCGGCCACGCTCTGCGCACCGAGCACGAGACGTACGCCGGGAAGCTCGCGGACGCCTCCGTGCACTTCTTCTACGAGCGCGACGCCGGGCCGGGCGCCCGCACCGGCCTGGTCGACCTCGCCGGCATCGCCGTACCGGCCGGCACGCGCGCGTACCTGTGCGGACCGCTGCCCTTCATGCGCGCGGTGCGCGGTCAGCTGATCGAGAAGGGTGTGGCCCCGGCCGACATCCACTACGAGGTGTTCGGCCCGGACCTGTGGCTGGCCCAGTAG
- a CDS encoding RrF2 family transcriptional regulator, translated as MRLLRSTDLALRVLMRLAVAGDATPTTRQVAEDMDVPYTHAAKVVAELQHLGLVDARRGRGGGLALTGKGRTASVGAVVRTFEGDGDVVDCEGTSGTAPCPLNSGCRLRGALRRAQEAFYAALDPVTVADIVTDPTGPLLLGISRGPRGG; from the coding sequence ATGCGGCTCCTGCGCTCCACCGACCTGGCCTTGCGCGTCCTGATGCGACTGGCCGTGGCCGGCGACGCCACGCCCACCACCCGCCAGGTCGCGGAAGACATGGACGTGCCGTACACGCACGCGGCGAAGGTCGTCGCCGAACTCCAGCACCTGGGCCTGGTCGACGCCAGACGCGGCCGGGGCGGCGGTCTGGCGCTGACCGGAAAGGGCCGCACGGCCTCGGTCGGCGCGGTGGTGCGCACCTTCGAGGGCGACGGGGACGTCGTCGACTGTGAGGGCACCTCGGGTACGGCCCCCTGCCCCCTGAACTCCGGCTGCCGCCTGCGAGGCGCCCTGCGCCGGGCCCAGGAGGCGTTCTACGCGGCGCTGGACCCGGTCACCGTGGCGGACATCGTCACCGACCCGACGGGACCGCTGCTGCTGGGCATCTCCCGGGGACCGCGGGGCGGTTGA